atgggaTACGCTCTTCACCAGAGCCAAAGCTTCCTTCTCTATGGTGGAGTACTTTCTTTCGGCCGGAAGTAACTTTTTACTGAAGTAAGATACAGGGTGCATTTCCCCCTTATCATCTCTCTGAAACAGGACTCCTCCAATGCCCACGTCGCTGGCATCCACAGCCAAAacaaaaggtttattaaaatttgGAGAGCTAAGAATTGGTTCCGAGACTAACACCGATTTCAACTTATTAAATGCTTTTTCACACTCCGTACTCCACAAAAACTTAGTGTTCTTTTTCAATAGATTAGTTAAAGGCTGGGCGATGTCAGCAAAATTCTTCACGAACCTCCTGTAATACCCTAACATGCCAAGAATTTTGCGGACACCACGGACATTACACGGCTGAGGAAGGTTGGCTATAACCTCAATATTAGCATGTTTAGGAGCAACCTTCCCCAGACCAACCTCATGACCAAGATAGGTCACTACAGCCTTACCAAACTCAcactttttgatatttacaaccAAACCAGCCTTTCTTAAAACCTGAAACAGTTTTCTTAACCTTTCAACATGGGTTCTCCAGTCCTGACTGTATACCACCAAGTCATCAATATATATTTCGGTACCTTCCAGCCCGCATATCACCCTATTCATAAGGCGCTGGAACGCAAAGCTgcatttttcaaaccaaaaggcATCACCTTACATTCATACAACCCATTTGGGGTGACAAATGCCGAAATCTCACGGGCCCTGTGAGACAATGGCACCTGCCAGTAACCCTTCAATAAGTCTAATTTAGTTACAAACTTGGCATTCCCTATCCGGTCTATTAAATCTTCAATCCGAGGAAGAGGGAACTGTCACTCTTGGTTACCTGATTAACTCTACGGTAGTCAACACACATTCTATAATCACCGTCAGGTTTCTTTACCAGAACTATAGGAGAACTCCACGGACTTGAGCTGGGTTGAATAAGATCATGGTCCAGCATATACTGCACCTCCTTCTCAACTACTTTGGCTTTTTCTGGGTTCAAGCGGTAAGGAGCCTGCTTTACTGGACGAGCATCACCTACTTCAACATCATGTTCAAGCCATGAAGTAAGCCCTGGAGTCTCTCTaaacacttctggaaaagacttTATCAAACATAACACGTCTTTCTTCTGGACTTCATCCAGATGCTCCAACAAAACATTAGCCTTATTAAAAATCTCAACATTAGTTTTAAATTCTCTACAGATACATGgttatcaacatcattatcagGATCATCAaccttagaaaatacagtaactagaggacatggtatttcataaacaatatttaaaggaTCTGGATTTCtaccttcatatttctttaatctattaatgtgaaaaattctACTCTTTCTAGTAGAACCTGGAGAATCAATTCATAATTAAGGTCAGACACCTTTCTTATTACCTTCCATGGACCTTTAAATCTGGGTTTCAGAAAACTATCAGGGTCCATATCTAAAACCAGAACCAGATCTCCAGATTCGAAAGAACGACTTACTGCCTTGCGATCATGGAATGTTTTCATACTAGCCTGGGAAGCTTGCAAATTATCCTGGGCAAACTTCCAGGCAccactcaatttatttttcaaattagataaaaatatatttaaattttgaatttgttttcgtCCCCCAATCAACACTTCAAACAACACTTCCAAAAGACCTCGAACCTCATGACCATACAccaatctgaaaggagaaacaccagTAGATTCATTTGGGTGAGTTCTTAAGGCAAATAATgcataaggtagttccttatcccaacTACTCTCCCGTTCATAACAGTACTTACCAATTATACTTTTTAGGGTTTGATGGAACCTTTCCACAaccccttgactttcaggatggtatggGACACTGGtgatgtgctgaatggccagttcagcacacctGTCCTGAAAGTACTTAGAAGTAAAATTAGTACCGCGATCTGATTGAATGGTACAAGGTAACCCATAACGACAAAAATATTCTACTAACTTCTCCCAGACAGCTTTTGACGTTACTTTCCTAAGAGGGAAAGCCTCTGGGAACCGAGAAGCTCTATCCATCAccgttaataaatacatatatcccgACTGGGTTCTAGGTAAAGGACCAACAACATCAATGACAATCTCTGAAAAAGGTTCACCAATTGCAGGGATGGGTTTTAACGGAGCCTTGCACAATACCTGATTGGGTTTACCCATGACCTGGCACGTCTCACAAGTTCGCAAGAACTGCTTAATACACCTTCTCATATTAGGCCACCAAAATAGCTTGGTTAATCTCTTAAAAGTTTTTGTTACCCCAAAATGTCCCGAGAAAGGATCCTCATGAGCCGACTGCAGCAATTCGTCTCTGAATTGTTTAGGAACTAAAATCTGCTTATGGTACTCAGAGGATTCCATAAGAGCAGAACGGCTTAATCTACACAATAATCCTCTCTCTGATACAAAACATGGCTTAGAAACATCATCCCCCTCAGTTATTTCCACATCAAATTCATCATGCTGAGCTCTTATAAAATCAGCCCTATTCCATGCTCTAACTACCTTACTACTATCACTACTTCCTACAGACTCGAGCCTTCCTACTGCTACATCTACTTGTACAGGGTCTAAATGTAAATCCTCTCCGCCCATCAAGAGGTTACGCCCTTTTTCTGGGAGCAGTAGTTACAGCAAttggtaatttatttaaggttaaaatgggGAACAATTCTCGTCCCCCCACATTACATAAGTTATTTCCTAGGATACCATCTATCCCAGGAATAGGTAGTTTATCAACAATGGCCAGATTAATACTCTTCACAACACCCGATATGTCAATCTCTCCTTCAACCACAGGAGCCGACACAACAGTGTCAGGAAAACCACTTAAAATAATATAGTTAGCGATCTTCACGTTAAGAGGTAACCTACTTCTCAACAATAAAGATCGAGCAGCACCTGTGTCCCtcaaaaatttgacatttataaCTTCCTTCTCAAATCTCAGCTTACCTGGCCAAATATACTTATTAAATGACAGTCACATGGGGGAATCTTTCTCTTTATTACCTTTGTTACCATTTTCCTCGTTCTCTATAGAATGTTGAGAAGCCTTAACTTGATTCACCAAAGCAATGGGAGAAGTAGCCTGCCTCTGTAGATAACTCTGGCGAGCAAAACACTTAGCCTGGGTATGTCCTACCTTGTTACACCAATAACAGGTTCTACTACTTCCCACACCACTAGTTATAGTACGACTAGAATGAGCATTATCAGTTTTTGCAAAATTCCTATTTACAAAATTACCACTGGGATTACTTTTTGGTtgattttttacctgaaaattgGAATTTGCTTTAGAGTTAGCCtggaaattagaattattattaggaccctggaaattagaattattattaggaccctggaaattagaattattttggTTAAAGTACATTCTCTTTCTACTCTCCCAGTTACCCTTGACCACAGGAAATTACCCTGAAGTTCTCAGTACCAACCTTATGGgtcaatatatattcatcactcaaCTGAGCAATTCTGGGAAAAGAGGTCACCTTCAAGTCTTCTAAATGCACTCTTAAATCTTTAGCacacgattttttaaaatcttcaatcAATATCAATTCCTTCAAGGCCGCCAAAGTAGTTACTTAGACTCTTGAGCCAATCATCAAAATGTTCTTGCTTTACACGAGCAAACTCTACAAAAGTCATGTTCGGGGTTTTGTTAAAATTCCTAAACCTCTGCCTGTAGGCCTCGGGAACCAAATCATAAGCTTTTAATATCAAAGCTTTCACTTTCTCATAATCCCGAGATACTTGCTCCTCTATGGCATTATAAACCTTCTGAGCCTTGCCCAGCAAGCGACATTGAATCAACACTGTCCAGACCTCCCTAGGCCAAGACAACCTGGAAGCAACCCTTTCAAAAGCTTTAAAGAATTCAGGCACGTTCTCCTCAGTAAAACAAGGTACAAGTTTTAGAGCATCCCCAAAACTAAACTTTTCCCCGATATCTTCATGGATGGGGGTACTCACAAACTCCTTACCTTGTTGGATCTTGGCCAACTCTAACTTCATGCCAAGCATCGCTCTTTCATGTGCTCTGATTCTCTCCAACTCCTCGAACTCTAACTTCTTTAGCTCCAACATGCTCTGGAAATCCTTTACTAGTGGCTCATTTTCCACTTTGGCCGAATGAGTAGGAACAGCCGGACAAACATTATCAGTCCGAGGATCCCGCTCAGTCTGACTTTTATTATCAGGCAGACTGCCGTACCCTTCAAAAATCACTCCACAGTGGGGCGGATCCTGAAAAAGACTCAATCCCGGAGCCCCTTCTACATCAGACTCACTCATGCTTTCACTAATTAATTCATCAGCAGTTTGTTTAAGCTCACTCAGCCTATTCTTTACTAACTTATATACATCCTTTTTCAATTCCCTATTTGTTAAAGAAATGCCTAACGACCTAGCACaagctttcaaattttctttagtCAAAGCACTCAAATACCTAATACAATCCTCAGAAGCTAAATATTCAACGGGGTTAAACTCTACATCAGCCacagtgaaaaggaaaagaaggaaggtgacgaggcacaacaaaaataaatactgataaatcTCACCCAGAGCACAGTCTGACAACTCGTACCACTGATTGTGTTTGTCctggatcctgtcacggtcgcaaATTTGTTACGAACTCCTCTAGGGAGGAAGCCATAAcaggttcttttattttaatctcgAATCCAGTGACAAAACACAAATCAGTAGGTGCGAGGAAAAAACCAGAAAGACACATaggcaaaaatttcacaatatttattgcacagtaaatgcacaaacactgatggctcacaaaagtaataaactgataaattacgaaataccatcaaataactcaagagtcacctataactaaagctaaaccctactcatagtgaagaaaccaaatcttaatcttaataagGGACCCAAAAATTACCCACCACGCTAGCCTATtactaaatagaaaggaaagaagtggaaggacatacaaaaagaaataataatcctacctaagatataaaaatctaaaccttaatattaatttatacactCATGACACTCAGTCTCGCAATATACCTtgaacaattttcataataaataaataaacacacacttgAAGACAATAATTACACCCTGTTTAAGGTGTAGCTGAAGATCCAATGTTATAGTACGTTGACACAGACCAGTACTAATACAGATGAGTCTATAAACCGCTCAACAAAAACTGCCACAGAACGTCACTCTCATCAGAAGAACTGCCCTTCAAAACAGTTGGTAGATACTAACACTTGAGTCTACAGCTCACGCCAAATATACAGAGGATGTTCCTCTTACCTGAGAGAAGACACCCTACTTGCTCCAACAAGGCCACTCTGGTGCTGATACTGTGGATACatccataaaagatgaaaagaggcTCTCGAGCCCAGATGTACACACAACTGCTAACGTCAAGATTAAGCCAGTAGGTCACTCAAAACACAGTTGCACGTCGTACTCCACATGTAGCTCCATATACATAATTGCATTTTACATTAAGAAGCAGCTCAATACTAGCAGATTGTTGTTCTCCGAGAACAAGCGAGAAATCTTCACAACAGCAGACAGAtcagcagctccagagtcttcaaCGGCCTTGAACTAGACTCCCGAGAATACTTTAGGAGAGCCACAAGTCACCTCTCCTTACAACACTCCCAgtcaccataaagaaaaataaacagagttacaaatttggcaaggaagcaaaaacactgaggaaggccgcacttaaaactgcactcaat
The nucleotide sequence above comes from Macrobrachium rosenbergii isolate ZJJX-2024 chromosome 1, ASM4041242v1, whole genome shotgun sequence. Encoded proteins:
- the LOC136841875 gene encoding uncharacterized protein — translated: MYFNQNNSNFQGPNNNSNFQGPNNNSNFQANSKANSNFQVKNQPKSNPSGNFVNRNFAKTDNAHSSRTITSGVGSSRTCYWCNKVGHTQAKCFARQSYLQRQATSPIALVNQVKASQHSIENEENGNKEKGRNLLMGGEDLHLDPVQVDVAVGRLESVGSSDSSKVVRAWNRADFIRAQHDEFDVEITEGDDVSKPCFVSERGLLCRLSRSALMESSEYHKQILVPKQFRDELLQSAHEDPFSGHFGVTKTFKRLTKLFWWPNMRRCIKQFLRTCETCQVMGKPNQVLCKAPLKPIPAIGEPFSEIVIDVVGPLPRTQSGYMYLLTVMDRASRFPEAFPLRKVTSKAVWEKLVEYFCRYGLPCTIQSDRGTNFTSKYFQDRCAELAIQHITSVPYHPESQGVVERFHQTLKSIIEVFRETPGLTSWLEHDVEVGDARPVKQAPYRLNPEKAKVVEKEVQYMLDHDLIQPSSSPWSSPIVLVLRKAGLVVNIKKCEFGKAVVTYLGHEVGLGKVAPKHANIEVIANLPQPCNVRGVRKILGMLGYYRRFVKNFADIAQPLTNLLKKNTKFLWSTECEKAFNKLKSVLVSEPILSSPNFNKPFVLAVDASDVGIGGVLFQRDDKGEMHPVSYFSKKLLPAERKYSTIEKEALALVKSVSHFSIYLSSSLQVEVLTDHNPLVFINKMKGANQRILRWALLLQEYNLVFQHIKGVDNKIPDALSRM